From one Triticum urartu cultivar G1812 chromosome 3, Tu2.1, whole genome shotgun sequence genomic stretch:
- the LOC125549567 gene encoding dof zinc finger protein DOF2.4-like, whose amino-acid sequence MIFLPAFLDSSDFWNTDHNQLQLQQIGTSTHSTTISSPDGPGDGGCNNNNPKGFMATTGADYGVAGGGDDGCGGAGDGDCSHGRNNKSISMSKRARLARLPHPLPGINCPRCESTNTKFCYFNNYSLTQPRHFCRSCSRYWTRGGVLRNVPVGGGYRRHAKRRAKPKVVSATSRASTVGKSSVTPTMSSSTTYATGTDISPPRLQYPIFGSTPSHDSQFSDIFDPANLGLGFPVRLLFAESDAYTVDGCAHHHHHHAHGNGMEQLLEAQNSFPFMHAMDHHMSGLPAEAMPITMATMQGMFHLGLQSVRGGHGDEIAGQQLHYPPAKRNHKHQDYASSRGMHRDVVNGNGTGGYI is encoded by the exons ATGATCTTCCTTCCTGCCTTCCTTGATTCATCAGACTTCTGGAACACCGACCACAATCAGCTTCAG CTGCAACAAATCGGCACTAGCACTCATAGTACTACCATTTCTTCACCCGATGGTCCTGGTGATGGAGGATGCAACAACAATAATCCCAAAGGGTTCATGGCCACAACCGGGGCCGACTACGGCGTTGCAGGGGGTGGCGATGATGGTTGCGGTGGTGCTGGGGACGGCGATTGCAGTCACGGCAGAAATAACAAGTCGATTTCCATGTCGAAGCGAGCACGGCTGGCGCGGTTGCCGCATCCACTTCCGGGGATCAACTGCCCGCGATGTGAATCCACCAACACCAAGTTTTGCTACTTTAATAACTACTCTCTTACCCAGCCCCGCCACTTCTGCCGCTCCTGCAGCCGCTACTGGACCCGCGGCGGCGTTCTCCGCAACGTGCCCGTCGGCGGGGGGTATCGTCGCCATGCCAAGCGTAGGGCCAAGCCCAAGGTGGTGTCAGCCACCTCCCGAGCCTCTACGGTAGGGAAGTCGTCCGTGACACCAACCATGTCTAGTAGTACCACTTATGCCACTGGCACCGACATTTCACCACCAAGATTGCAATACCCCATTTTTGGCAGCACGCCATCCCACGACAGCCAGTTCAGCGACATATTCGACCCAGCTAACCTTGGTCTCGGCTTCCCTGTCAGGCTGCTCTTTGCCGAAAGCGATGCTTACACGGTGGATGGCTGtgcgcaccaccaccaccaccatgcccATGGGAACGGGATGGAGCAGTTGTTGGAAGCACAGAATAGCTTCCCATTCATGCACGCCATGGATCATCATATGTCTGGACTCCCAGCTGAGGCAATGCCCATCACAATGGCTACGATGCAGGGCATGTTCCACCTAGGGTTACAGAGTGTCCGCGGGGGTCATGGCGACGAGATAGCAGGCCAACAGTTGCACTACCCGCCGGCCAAGAGAAACCACAAGCACCAGGACTACGCTAGCAGCAGGGGCATGCACAGGGATGTGGTCAATGGTAATGGCACCGGCGGCTACATTTAA